The following proteins come from a genomic window of Pyxidicoccus sp. MSG2:
- a CDS encoding zf-HC2 domain-containing protein → MSSQCDKLYLFLDGELGPVDEEHFRHHLARCEACATGLHEAMQLEMLSLYALGEGELTAKPAAVPPVKPERAPRGRFLRVLPGGLHVAGAALALVLAAGLAALVVYAPSPGAVPREVWLAQAPTRMLEARVAYARADGHRPFAPMRSTGDTSSDMPRPPPLRELADLEDAGDLHGIAAAYLVRKDWRQASDFLRRSPPSPDRDSDLAVIMLEEGHLEEALELLEDVLRRVPTHPQALWNRALALRDSGHTLPAAEAFEAVAKLGEPGWSEEALIRARALRHETQARGRAWKAGLAVVD, encoded by the coding sequence ATGAGCTCCCAGTGCGACAAGCTGTACCTCTTCCTCGACGGTGAGCTGGGCCCGGTGGACGAGGAGCACTTCCGCCACCACCTGGCCCGCTGCGAGGCGTGCGCGACGGGGCTGCACGAGGCGATGCAGTTGGAGATGCTCAGCCTGTATGCGCTGGGGGAAGGGGAGCTCACGGCGAAGCCCGCGGCCGTGCCGCCGGTGAAGCCGGAGCGGGCGCCGCGCGGGCGCTTCCTCCGCGTGCTACCGGGAGGCCTCCACGTCGCGGGCGCGGCGCTGGCGCTGGTGCTGGCCGCGGGGCTGGCCGCGCTCGTCGTCTACGCCCCGTCCCCGGGCGCGGTGCCCCGGGAGGTGTGGCTTGCCCAGGCGCCCACGCGGATGCTGGAGGCCCGCGTGGCGTATGCCCGAGCGGACGGGCACCGCCCCTTCGCGCCCATGCGCAGCACCGGCGACACGTCCTCCGACATGCCTCGGCCGCCTCCGCTGCGCGAGCTGGCGGACCTGGAAGACGCGGGCGACCTGCACGGCATCGCCGCCGCGTACCTCGTCCGCAAGGACTGGCGGCAGGCGTCGGACTTCCTCCGTCGCTCGCCGCCGTCGCCGGACCGGGACAGCGACCTCGCCGTCATCATGCTGGAGGAGGGTCACCTCGAGGAGGCACTCGAGCTGCTGGAGGACGTGCTGCGCCGGGTGCCCACCCACCCGCAGGCGCTGTGGAACCGGGCGTTGGCGCTGCGGGATTCAGGCCACACGCTGCCGGCCGCCGAGGCCTTCGAGGCGGTGGCGAAGCTGGGCGAGCCCGGCTGGAGCGAGGAGGCGCTGATCCGCGCCCGGGCGCTCCGCCATGAAACACAGGCACGCGGGCGGGCCTGGAAGGCGGGCCTCGCGGTGGTGGACTGA
- the rtcA gene encoding RNA 3'-terminal phosphate cyclase, with protein MVRIDGSQGEGGGQVLRTSLALSLVTGTPFTMTNIRAGRKKPGLLRQHLTGVKAAEAVGAAEVSGAELGSRELTFRPRALAAGNYHFSVGTAGSATLVMQTVLPALLMAGTPSTLMLEGGTHNPAAPPFDFLQKAYLPLLRKMGPAVEATLERPGFFPAGGGKFRVDVRPAPLEPVSLLERGRVLRREVKAVVAMIPFDVAKRELDVAGGALKWRPDELRTEELKRSPGPGNVLMAEVESEHVTEVFTAFGERGKRAEMVAEEMVAEVKRYLDAEVPVGEHLCDQLLLLLALAKGGTFRTLPLDGHAETQLHTMAHFLDVKVQVREVSREVREVEVRG; from the coding sequence ATGGTGCGCATCGATGGTTCTCAGGGAGAGGGTGGCGGACAGGTGCTGCGCACGTCGCTGGCGCTGTCGCTGGTGACGGGGACGCCGTTCACCATGACGAACATCCGCGCGGGTCGGAAGAAGCCGGGCCTGTTGCGCCAGCACCTCACGGGGGTGAAGGCCGCGGAGGCGGTGGGCGCGGCGGAGGTGTCGGGCGCGGAACTGGGCTCGCGCGAGCTGACGTTCCGTCCGCGAGCGCTGGCGGCGGGCAACTACCACTTCTCGGTGGGCACGGCGGGCAGCGCGACGCTGGTGATGCAGACGGTGCTCCCGGCGCTGCTGATGGCGGGGACGCCGTCCACGCTGATGCTGGAGGGTGGGACGCACAACCCGGCGGCGCCGCCGTTCGACTTCCTCCAGAAGGCGTACCTGCCGCTCTTGCGGAAGATGGGGCCAGCGGTGGAGGCGACGCTGGAGCGGCCCGGCTTCTTCCCGGCGGGTGGAGGGAAGTTCCGCGTGGACGTGCGCCCGGCGCCGCTCGAGCCGGTGAGCCTGCTGGAGCGTGGACGGGTGCTGCGCCGCGAGGTGAAGGCGGTGGTGGCGATGATTCCGTTCGACGTGGCGAAGCGCGAGCTGGACGTGGCGGGTGGGGCGCTGAAGTGGCGCCCGGACGAGCTGCGCACGGAGGAGCTGAAGCGCTCACCGGGCCCGGGCAACGTGCTGATGGCGGAGGTGGAGAGCGAGCACGTGACGGAGGTCTTCACCGCGTTCGGCGAGCGGGGAAAGCGCGCGGAGATGGTGGCCGAGGAGATGGTGGCGGAGGTGAAGCGCTACCTGGACGCGGAGGTGCCGGTGGGCGAGCACCTGTGCGACCAGCTCCTCCTGCTCCTGGCGCTGGCGAAGGGAGGCACCTTCCGCACGCTGCCGCTGGACGGGCACGCGGAAACGCAGCTGCACACGATGGCGCACTTCCTCGACGTGAAGGTCCAGGTCCGCGAGGTGTCTCGCGAGGTGCGCGAGGTGGAGGTGCGGGGCTGA
- a CDS encoding RNA polymerase sigma factor translates to METEGAVRANTRLWVVKSPSGGEFEAFAWRVQPTLFAILGRYCGGIEHELEDLVHDVLLRALLRWDQLRHLDEDAQRAWTGRVAHNCFLDRCRRKGSESSRMEALLRVHVQSEQLDDAWEPELWEFVGPEDLLQAVERLSSPKLRRTFELFLQGNSYAEIGRDTGEKPGTVGARLTRARRELRELLRETAERRRRERRR, encoded by the coding sequence ATGGAAACGGAGGGGGCCGTGAGAGCGAATACGAGACTGTGGGTGGTGAAGTCACCATCCGGGGGTGAGTTCGAGGCTTTCGCGTGGCGCGTGCAACCCACCTTGTTCGCCATCCTGGGTAGGTATTGCGGAGGGATTGAGCACGAGCTCGAGGACCTGGTTCATGACGTCCTGCTGCGGGCGCTGCTGCGGTGGGACCAACTGAGGCATCTGGACGAGGACGCGCAGCGGGCGTGGACGGGGCGGGTGGCCCACAACTGCTTCCTGGACCGGTGCCGCCGGAAGGGGAGCGAGTCCAGCCGGATGGAGGCACTGCTGCGCGTGCACGTGCAGTCGGAGCAGCTCGACGACGCGTGGGAGCCGGAGTTGTGGGAGTTCGTCGGCCCGGAGGACCTGCTCCAGGCCGTCGAGCGGCTCAGCAGCCCGAAGCTGCGGCGCACCTTCGAGCTGTTCCTCCAGGGAAACTCGTACGCCGAGATTGGAAGGGACACGGGAGAGAAGCCCGGCACGGTGGGGGCGCGGCTGACGCGGGCGCGCCGGGAACTGCGGGAGCTGTTGCGTGAGACCGCGGAGCGGCGGCGGCGGGAGCGGCGGCGATGA
- the rtcR gene encoding RNA repair transcriptional activator RtcR, whose protein sequence is MAKTRARKTVVLGMLGTTLDTGQGPHRWAKWRPTVALCQQEDLVVHRLELLHPPNATALAGTLVADIHQVSPETEVRPTVLDIQNPWDLEETYGALLDYVRGYALNPEEEDYLVHITTGTHIAQICMFLLVESRLIPGRLVQMSPAGTGRDRSGPGSHTLIDLDLSQYDTLAARFQQEQREGLSFLKAGIDTLNPAFNRLIERIEQVAVQSKAPLLITGPTGAGKSQLARRVYALKKTRRGVAGPFVDLNCATLRGDGAMSALFGHVKGSFTGALQDRPGLLRQANGGVLFLDEIGELGADEQAMLLRALEDKRFLPVGSDREVESDFQLIAGTNRDLQIEVERGRFREDLLARINLWTFRLPALRERPEDIPPNLLYELDQASEAMGTRVTMNKEAQERFLGFATSPDARWSGNFRDLNAAVLRMATLAAGGRITREVVDEELGRLREQWRPAGARSESRGGAVDLVAEILGEDLARELDRFDRVQLADVLSVCRSSRTLSDAGRVLFAQSRAQKKSVNDADRLKKYLARFGLTWTDVSGRGATDAA, encoded by the coding sequence ATGGCGAAAACGCGGGCGCGCAAGACGGTGGTCCTCGGGATGCTGGGGACGACGCTGGACACGGGACAGGGGCCGCATCGGTGGGCGAAGTGGCGGCCCACGGTGGCGCTGTGCCAGCAGGAGGACCTGGTGGTGCACCGGCTGGAGTTGCTGCACCCACCCAACGCGACGGCGCTCGCGGGCACGCTCGTGGCGGACATCCACCAGGTGTCACCGGAGACGGAGGTGCGCCCCACGGTGCTGGACATCCAGAACCCGTGGGACCTGGAGGAGACGTATGGCGCGCTGCTGGATTACGTGCGCGGCTACGCCCTCAATCCCGAGGAGGAGGACTACCTCGTCCACATCACCACGGGCACGCACATCGCGCAGATCTGCATGTTCCTCCTGGTGGAGAGCCGGCTCATCCCCGGCAGGCTGGTGCAGATGTCGCCCGCGGGCACCGGGAGGGACCGCTCGGGGCCGGGCTCGCACACGCTCATCGACCTGGACCTGTCGCAGTACGACACGCTGGCCGCGCGCTTCCAGCAGGAGCAGCGCGAGGGCCTATCCTTCCTCAAGGCCGGCATCGACACGCTCAACCCCGCCTTCAACCGGCTCATCGAGCGGATTGAGCAGGTGGCCGTGCAGTCGAAGGCGCCGCTGCTGATTACCGGCCCCACGGGTGCGGGCAAGTCACAGCTCGCGCGCCGCGTCTATGCGCTGAAGAAGACGCGGCGTGGGGTGGCCGGTCCCTTCGTGGACCTCAACTGCGCCACGCTGCGAGGTGACGGTGCCATGTCCGCCCTCTTCGGCCACGTGAAGGGCTCCTTCACCGGGGCACTCCAGGACAGGCCCGGACTGCTGCGGCAGGCGAATGGCGGCGTGCTGTTCCTCGATGAGATTGGCGAGCTGGGCGCGGACGAGCAGGCCATGCTGCTGCGCGCGCTGGAGGACAAGCGCTTCCTGCCGGTGGGTTCCGACAGGGAGGTGGAGAGCGACTTCCAGCTCATCGCCGGCACCAACCGCGACCTGCAAATCGAGGTGGAGCGTGGGCGCTTCCGTGAAGATCTGCTCGCGCGCATCAACCTGTGGACCTTCCGGCTGCCCGCGCTGCGCGAGCGCCCCGAGGACATTCCGCCCAACCTCCTCTACGAGCTGGACCAGGCGTCCGAGGCAATGGGCACGCGCGTCACCATGAACAAGGAGGCGCAGGAGCGGTTCCTCGGGTTCGCCACGTCACCGGATGCGCGATGGTCGGGGAACTTCCGAGACCTCAATGCGGCCGTGCTGCGCATGGCCACGCTCGCCGCAGGAGGACGGATTACGCGCGAGGTGGTGGACGAGGAGCTTGGCCGGCTGCGCGAGCAGTGGCGCCCGGCCGGGGCTCGCTCCGAGTCGCGCGGTGGCGCGGTGGACCTGGTGGCGGAGATTCTTGGCGAGGACCTGGCCAGGGAACTGGACCGGTTCGACCGGGTGCAACTGGCGGACGTGCTGAGCGTATGCCGCTCCTCGCGCACGCTGTCGGATGCCGGACGCGTGCTGTTCGCGCAGTCGCGTGCGCAGAAGAAGAGCGTCAACGACGCGGACCGGCTGAAGAAGTACCTCGCGCGTTTCGGCCTCACCTGGACGGACGTGAGCGGGCGCGGGGCCACCGACGCGGCCTGA
- a CDS encoding RtcB family protein: MNRNNANYEVLSDEAGRPIKAWTVGVPFEDEAKKQLKNLRGLPFIHKWVAVMPDVHRGYGATVGSVVPTVGAVVPAAVGVDIGCGMIAVRTTLRADQLPDSLRGVRSAIEQAVPHGRTDNGGRNDAGAWRSAPAPHQAEWKRLMEGYDVIVGKHPRIGRGPDIAHLGTLGTGNHFIELCLDESDGVWLMLHSGSRGVGNRIGSHFIELAKEDMRRFFIHLPDADLAYLPEGSQHFDDYVFAVSWAQDYAATNRQLMLHSAVDALKRSGELPPFELADEAVNCHHNYISREHHYGKNCFVTRKGAVRAREGDLGIIPGSMGARSYIVRGKGNEESFHSCSHGAGRVMSREAAKKRFTLEDHAKATAGIECRKDVDVIDETPAAYKPIDAVMAAQADLVEVVHTLKQVVCVKG, from the coding sequence ATGAACCGCAACAACGCGAACTACGAGGTGCTGTCGGACGAGGCGGGTCGCCCCATCAAGGCGTGGACGGTGGGTGTGCCGTTCGAGGACGAGGCGAAGAAGCAGCTCAAGAACCTCCGGGGCCTGCCCTTCATCCACAAGTGGGTCGCGGTGATGCCGGACGTGCACCGCGGTTACGGCGCGACGGTGGGGAGCGTGGTGCCGACGGTGGGCGCGGTGGTGCCGGCGGCGGTGGGCGTGGACATCGGTTGCGGGATGATTGCCGTGCGTACGACGCTGCGCGCGGACCAGCTCCCGGACTCGCTGCGCGGGGTGCGCTCCGCGATTGAGCAGGCGGTTCCGCACGGCCGTACGGACAACGGCGGCCGTAACGACGCGGGCGCGTGGCGCTCGGCGCCGGCTCCGCACCAGGCGGAGTGGAAGCGACTGATGGAGGGGTACGACGTCATCGTCGGGAAGCACCCTCGCATCGGCCGTGGGCCGGACATCGCGCACCTCGGGACGCTCGGGACGGGGAACCACTTCATCGAGCTGTGCCTGGATGAGTCGGACGGCGTGTGGCTGATGCTGCACTCGGGTTCGCGCGGGGTGGGTAACCGCATCGGGAGCCACTTCATCGAGCTGGCGAAGGAGGACATGCGCCGCTTCTTCATCCACCTCCCGGACGCGGACCTGGCGTACCTGCCCGAGGGCTCGCAGCACTTCGATGACTACGTCTTCGCCGTGAGCTGGGCGCAGGACTACGCGGCGACGAACCGTCAGTTGATGTTGCACTCGGCGGTGGACGCGCTGAAGCGCAGCGGTGAGCTGCCCCCGTTCGAGCTGGCGGACGAGGCGGTGAACTGCCACCACAACTACATCTCCCGTGAGCACCACTACGGGAAGAACTGCTTCGTGACGCGCAAGGGCGCGGTGCGGGCGCGCGAGGGTGACCTCGGCATCATCCCCGGCAGCATGGGGGCGCGTTCGTACATCGTCCGCGGGAAGGGGAACGAGGAGAGCTTCCACTCCTGCAGCCACGGCGCGGGCCGGGTGATGTCGCGTGAGGCGGCGAAGAAGCGCTTCACGCTCGAGGACCACGCGAAGGCGACGGCGGGTATCGAGTGCCGCAAGGACGTGGACGTCATCGACGAGACGCCGGCTGCGTACAAGCCCATCGATGCGGTGATGGCGGCGCAGGCGGACCTGGTGGAGGTCGTCCACACCCTGAAGCAGGTGGTGTGCGTGAAGGGTTAG
- a CDS encoding M24 family metallopeptidase, giving the protein MRGGCWVVLSCVLLAACATPARRGPGADAPRLLTWSEQMSVREAWLEKRHGLLLDMMRRHGVGMWIVVNEEFHDDPLTQFVAPPRPYAGNRDIFVFVDAGPEGLKRVALTGYAEAALTRFFELPAEGRTTRDVLTELDSRYQPKTIALGIGGRRGVTRSLTRDGYAFLVETLGAGAEARFVSAAPLIEEYLDTRLPEEWEHYRALVALTDAVVKEAFSPAVVVPGKTTVGDVRRWLYDRLWELGVDTWFQPDLRVQRKGLVSSTSRGFLAPSTEDVVIQRGDLLHVDFGITYLGLNTDWQKMAYVPLEGEMDVPAGLKKALANTNALQDALMLRSSRPGRSSADVYEQTMAEMKEKGIEAMVYSHPLGNQGHALGAHVDFRSASRKEEPKLLREGSYIAIELNTATVVPEWDGQKVFVMQEDPAYLTGEGWKFFVPRQEAFYFLGSQVFTTRGAPIH; this is encoded by the coding sequence ATGCGTGGTGGATGCTGGGTGGTCCTCTCGTGCGTGCTGCTGGCCGCTTGTGCCACGCCGGCCCGGAGAGGCCCCGGTGCCGATGCGCCGCGACTGCTGACCTGGTCCGAGCAGATGTCCGTGCGCGAGGCCTGGCTGGAGAAGCGCCACGGGCTGCTGCTGGACATGATGCGCCGTCACGGCGTGGGCATGTGGATTGTCGTCAACGAGGAGTTCCATGACGACCCGCTCACGCAGTTCGTCGCGCCGCCGCGGCCGTACGCGGGCAACCGGGACATCTTCGTCTTCGTGGACGCGGGGCCGGAGGGCCTGAAGCGGGTGGCGCTGACGGGCTACGCGGAGGCCGCGCTCACGCGCTTCTTCGAATTGCCCGCCGAGGGTCGCACGACGCGCGACGTGCTGACGGAGTTGGACTCGCGCTATCAGCCGAAGACGATTGCACTGGGCATTGGCGGCAGGCGCGGGGTGACGCGCAGCCTGACTCGCGACGGGTATGCCTTCCTGGTGGAGACGCTGGGGGCGGGGGCGGAGGCGCGCTTCGTGAGTGCGGCGCCGCTCATCGAGGAGTACCTGGACACGCGGCTGCCCGAGGAGTGGGAGCACTACCGCGCGCTGGTGGCGCTGACGGACGCGGTGGTGAAGGAGGCCTTCTCGCCTGCCGTGGTGGTGCCGGGGAAGACGACGGTGGGCGACGTGCGTCGCTGGCTCTACGACAGGCTGTGGGAATTGGGTGTGGACACGTGGTTCCAGCCGGACCTGCGCGTGCAGCGCAAGGGGCTGGTGAGCTCCACGTCGCGCGGCTTCCTGGCGCCCTCGACGGAGGACGTCGTCATCCAGCGTGGTGACCTGCTCCACGTGGACTTCGGAATCACCTACCTGGGGTTGAACACGGACTGGCAGAAGATGGCGTACGTGCCGCTGGAGGGTGAGATGGACGTGCCCGCGGGGCTGAAGAAGGCGCTCGCGAACACGAACGCGCTGCAGGACGCGCTGATGCTGCGCAGCTCGCGGCCGGGCCGCTCGTCGGCGGACGTGTACGAGCAGACGATGGCGGAGATGAAGGAGAAGGGAATCGAAGCGATGGTCTACAGCCATCCGCTGGGCAACCAGGGCCACGCGCTGGGGGCGCACGTCGACTTCCGCTCGGCCAGCCGCAAGGAGGAGCCCAAGCTGCTGCGCGAGGGCTCATACATCGCGATTGAGCTGAACACGGCCACCGTGGTGCCCGAGTGGGACGGGCAGAAGGTGTTCGTGATGCAGGAGGACCCGGCGTACCTCACGGGCGAAGGCTGGAAGTTCTTCGTGCCGCGGCAGGAGGCCTTCTACTTCCTCGGGAGCCAGGTCTTCACGACGCGCGGTGCGCCCATCCACTGA
- a CDS encoding response regulator produces the protein MRVVLTDDHQLVRAGLRALLDTFGDIEVLAECGDGQEALALTDRLQPDVLLLDISLPGLNGIEVARRVPKVSPSTRVLVLSMHTAAEYVAQALRAGVAGYLIKDAAVAELKVALEAVRQGRTYLSPAVSQRVVEGFLRVTEEAPAARPLDLLTTRQREVLQLIAEGHATRAIAERLHVSVKTVEAHRSQLMERLDIRDVPSLVRLAVRHGLVPGEPPEPGGA, from the coding sequence ATGCGAGTGGTGCTGACGGATGACCACCAACTGGTGAGAGCGGGCCTGCGGGCCCTGCTCGACACGTTCGGTGACATCGAGGTGCTGGCCGAGTGCGGTGATGGGCAGGAGGCCCTGGCGCTGACGGACCGCCTGCAGCCGGACGTCCTCCTGCTGGACATCTCGCTGCCGGGGCTCAACGGCATCGAGGTCGCGCGCCGGGTGCCGAAGGTCAGCCCCTCCACCCGCGTGCTCGTGCTCTCCATGCACACCGCGGCGGAGTACGTGGCCCAGGCGCTGCGCGCGGGCGTGGCCGGCTACCTCATCAAGGACGCGGCCGTGGCGGAGCTCAAGGTGGCGCTGGAAGCGGTGCGCCAGGGCCGCACCTACCTGAGCCCCGCCGTCTCGCAGCGGGTGGTGGAGGGCTTCCTGCGCGTCACCGAGGAGGCGCCGGCCGCGCGCCCCCTCGACCTCCTCACGACCCGCCAGCGCGAAGTCCTTCAGCTCATCGCGGAGGGGCATGCCACCCGCGCCATCGCCGAGCGACTCCACGTGAGCGTGAAGACGGTGGAGGCCCATCGGTCGCAGTTGATGGAGCGCCTCGACATCCGCGACGTGCCGTCCCTCGTCCGCCTCGCCGTCCGACACGGGCTGGTGCCGGGCGAACCCCCCGAGCCCGGGGGCGCGTAG
- a CDS encoding zf-HC2 domain-containing protein, with translation MNSVGCEVLPRFLDGELPPEEQGRFREHLAGCEACSEEFRDSLQLELLGQFTLEEGPVRSPPKVPQARAGSERWWSRRRVWLPAGGMLAALGALLLLTLSRQEDAEDAAWLVPANGRHLEARLTYAAVDGHYQRYVPERSGPEDDGPVTALPLHALSRLEARKDFHGIATAYLLHGAPLQARAFLERMPRSADRTCDLAVIALQRARGTQASGVEGAWQRQAHLEDALQLLEGVLRDEPSHPQALWNRALVLRELGLTLLAAESFEAVAKLGESGWSEEAWGLARGLRDGTAARGREWTDASAATRELLTDPGARLPLDVARTHPGLVRRAFYDVVRAASSREAVRRLMPLAEALDAGPGGDVHVLAGYVRRVAERDFTLRGPAARRYARLLQEEPPASAEAGAEVGSEMLEALRRSGEEDLLLGALVRASTAGVAVDVELLARLARAQGDSWLVLQAEQAWARSEARAGAWWKAEQRLKAALEACQGAALVDRCLGLEQELTRLYLDLHRPAEALPYAWSGWERAKLTRDWRVEQEFLLELADVLRFQHAFASARAYLEEALARMPEDCEPRSRVHRTLAAVEWERFHPDDARRALDRALACERPLELTGALVLSDLARVRPEPGDVDHLRRALSALRRDAGPPGREALLLSLEGQFELARSRGAGQLLLWRAVELAEQGPDAVDARLARVRAYGALISEAARTDGWSEVLALQGRQLRMAAVPERCVLSVSVHHERTVVVARGPSGRLQGYFDASRTGPPREAEALVPEPLVEALRGCEHVDVLALPPVHGFTGLLPPDLAWSYRVGRSTPAWPPPARDAARHLVVTEVADPPSLKLPRLPRLQSPRVPDPLRMELRGSQATPSRVLEAMEDASEVELHAHGMFSSAVSDASLVVLAPDGDGRYALTADRVRRARLTRAPVVLLATCNAARTAPYLSEPSSLPVAFIEAGASVVLASTTDIPDTAGAFFEEVRELIRGNARPSTALRDARARWLKEHPGDAWWLTHVLLFE, from the coding sequence ATGAACTCCGTCGGATGCGAAGTGCTGCCTCGCTTCCTGGATGGCGAGCTGCCACCCGAGGAGCAGGGGCGCTTCCGCGAGCACCTGGCCGGCTGCGAGGCGTGCTCCGAGGAGTTCCGGGACTCGCTGCAGCTGGAGCTGCTGGGGCAGTTCACGCTGGAAGAGGGCCCCGTGCGCTCCCCTCCGAAAGTCCCCCAGGCGCGCGCCGGGAGCGAGCGGTGGTGGAGCCGCCGGCGGGTGTGGCTGCCCGCGGGCGGCATGCTGGCGGCGCTCGGGGCGTTGCTGCTCCTGACGCTCTCGCGCCAGGAGGACGCGGAGGACGCGGCGTGGCTCGTGCCCGCGAATGGCCGGCACCTGGAGGCCCGGCTGACGTACGCGGCGGTGGACGGGCACTACCAGCGCTACGTGCCGGAGCGCAGCGGGCCCGAGGACGACGGCCCGGTGACGGCGCTGCCGCTGCACGCGCTGTCCCGCCTGGAGGCCCGGAAGGACTTCCATGGCATCGCCACGGCGTACCTGCTGCACGGCGCGCCGCTGCAGGCCCGGGCCTTCCTGGAGCGGATGCCGCGCTCGGCGGACCGGACGTGTGACCTGGCGGTGATTGCCCTGCAGCGCGCGAGAGGCACGCAGGCCTCGGGGGTGGAGGGCGCCTGGCAGAGGCAGGCCCACCTGGAGGATGCGCTGCAGTTGCTGGAAGGGGTGCTGCGTGATGAGCCGTCGCACCCGCAGGCGCTGTGGAACCGGGCGCTGGTGCTGCGAGAGCTGGGGCTGACGCTGCTGGCGGCGGAGTCGTTCGAGGCGGTGGCGAAGCTGGGCGAGTCCGGCTGGAGCGAGGAGGCGTGGGGACTGGCGCGCGGACTGCGTGACGGCACCGCGGCGCGAGGGCGCGAGTGGACGGATGCCTCGGCGGCGACGCGGGAGCTGCTGACGGACCCGGGCGCGCGGCTGCCGCTGGACGTGGCCCGCACGCATCCCGGCCTCGTCCGGCGGGCCTTCTACGACGTGGTGCGCGCGGCCTCCTCGCGCGAGGCCGTGCGGCGGCTGATGCCGCTGGCGGAGGCGCTCGACGCGGGCCCCGGAGGCGACGTCCATGTCCTCGCAGGCTACGTGCGGCGCGTGGCGGAGCGCGACTTCACCCTCCGGGGGCCCGCGGCACGGCGCTATGCGCGGCTCCTCCAGGAAGAGCCGCCAGCGAGCGCGGAGGCAGGCGCGGAGGTAGGCTCGGAGATGCTAGAGGCGCTGCGGCGCTCGGGCGAGGAAGACCTCCTCCTGGGCGCGCTCGTGCGCGCGAGCACGGCGGGAGTGGCGGTGGACGTGGAGCTGCTGGCGCGGCTCGCCAGGGCGCAGGGAGATTCGTGGCTGGTCCTCCAGGCCGAGCAGGCCTGGGCCCGGAGCGAGGCGCGAGCGGGGGCCTGGTGGAAGGCCGAGCAGCGACTGAAGGCGGCGCTGGAGGCCTGCCAGGGCGCGGCGCTCGTGGACCGCTGCCTCGGCCTGGAGCAGGAGCTGACGCGCCTGTACCTCGACCTGCACCGTCCGGCGGAGGCCCTCCCGTACGCGTGGAGCGGCTGGGAGCGGGCGAAGTTGACGCGGGACTGGCGCGTCGAGCAGGAGTTCCTCCTGGAGCTGGCGGACGTCCTGCGCTTCCAGCACGCCTTCGCGAGTGCCCGTGCGTACCTGGAGGAGGCCCTGGCGCGGATGCCGGAGGACTGTGAGCCGCGCTCGCGCGTCCACCGCACCCTGGCCGCCGTGGAGTGGGAGCGCTTCCACCCGGACGACGCCCGCCGCGCGCTGGACCGGGCCCTGGCCTGCGAGCGGCCGCTGGAGTTGACGGGCGCGCTCGTGCTGTCGGACCTGGCGCGTGTGCGGCCCGAGCCCGGGGACGTGGACCACCTGCGCCGCGCCCTCTCCGCGCTGCGCCGCGACGCCGGCCCGCCCGGCCGCGAGGCCCTGCTGCTCTCCCTCGAGGGTCAGTTCGAGCTGGCGCGCTCCCGCGGAGCGGGGCAGTTGCTGCTGTGGCGCGCCGTGGAGCTGGCGGAGCAGGGGCCCGACGCCGTGGACGCGCGCCTGGCCCGGGTCCGCGCCTACGGCGCCCTCATCTCCGAGGCGGCGAGGACGGACGGCTGGAGCGAAGTCCTGGCGCTGCAGGGCCGTCAGCTCCGGATGGCGGCGGTGCCGGAGCGCTGCGTGCTGTCGGTGTCCGTCCACCACGAGCGCACGGTGGTGGTGGCCCGGGGCCCCTCCGGCAGGCTTCAGGGGTACTTCGACGCGTCGCGCACCGGGCCCCCGCGCGAGGCCGAAGCGCTGGTGCCGGAGCCGCTGGTGGAGGCGCTGCGCGGCTGTGAGCACGTGGACGTGCTGGCCCTGCCGCCCGTGCACGGCTTCACCGGGCTGCTGCCCCCGGACCTGGCCTGGAGCTACCGCGTGGGTCGGAGCACTCCCGCGTGGCCGCCTCCAGCGCGGGACGCCGCGCGGCACCTCGTGGTGACGGAGGTGGCGGACCCGCCGTCGCTGAAGCTGCCGCGGCTGCCCCGGCTCCAGTCGCCCCGGGTGCCGGACCCCTTGCGCATGGAGCTGCGGGGAAGCCAGGCCACGCCGTCGCGCGTGCTGGAGGCCATGGAGGACGCCAGCGAGGTGGAGCTGCACGCGCACGGGATGTTCAGCTCCGCGGTGTCGGATGCGTCGCTGGTGGTGCTGGCCCCGGATGGGGACGGCCGCTATGCGCTCACCGCGGACCGGGTGCGCCGGGCCCGGCTGACCCGCGCGCCGGTGGTGCTGCTGGCCACCTGCAACGCGGCGCGGACGGCGCCCTACCTGAGCGAGCCTTCCAGTCTGCCGGTGGCCTTCATCGAGGCGGGCGCGAGCGTGGTGCTGGCCTCCACGACGGACATCCCCGACACAGCGGGCGCGTTCTTCGAGGAGGTGCGGGAGCTCATCCGCGGCAACGCCCGGCCCTCCACGGCGCTTCGTGACGCCCGCGCGCGGTGGCTGAAGGAGCACCCCGGCGACGCGTGGTGGCTCACCCACGTCCTCCTCTTCGAGTGA